A window of the Brachyhypopomus gauderio isolate BG-103 chromosome 14, BGAUD_0.2, whole genome shotgun sequence genome harbors these coding sequences:
- the leprot gene encoding leptin receptor gene-related protein, with translation MAGIKALVALSFSGALGLTFLLLGCALEQFGVYWPLFVLIFYVLSPLPHFIATRCSDDTDSSSNACRELAYFLTTGIVVSAFGLPVILARKEVVKWGACGLVMAGNSVIFLTILGFFLIFGRGDDFSWEQW, from the exons CTCTTGTAGCGTTGTCCTTCAGTGGTGCTCTTGGACTGACATTTCTGCTTCTGGGTTGTGCACTGGAACAATTTGG AGTTTACTGGCCACTGTTTGTCCTGATTTTCTACGTGCTGTCACCACTCCCACACTTCATAGCCACGAGATGCAGCGATGATACAGATTCTTCTAGCAATGCATGTAGGGAGCTGGCTTATTTCCTCACCACAGGCATTGTTGTGTCTGCGTTTGGGTTGCCGGTCATACTGGCGCGGAAGGAAGTG GTAAAATGGGGTGCCTGTGGTTTGGTGATGGCAGGTAATAGTGTCATCTTCCTCACCATTCTCGGTTTCTTCCTGATATTCGGTCGTGGAGATGACTTCAGCTGGGAGCAGTGGTAA